The window GCTTACATCATGTTCACGCTTTCCCACTTGACTTCGCTGCTTCCCTGGGCGCCACCGGCGGCCATGTTCGTCACGGCGCTGGCGCTGATGCTGGCGCGTCCCACGCCCCAGGGGCTGTGGCGCCTGTTCCAGGCCACCTCCATGCTGGCCCTGACGCTGGCCGTGCTCTCACTGTGCCTGGCACGTGGCGCGACGCCCTGGCCGGGCGTCTTGCAGGTCTCGGTGATCGGGCTGGTGCTGGCCGTGCTGGTGCAAGGACTGGGCGCCGTCATCGGCGCGTTCTCGGCGCGCTATCTGCAAGGCGAGGGCGGCCAGCGCCAGTACGCCGTGGCGCTGGCGGCCGTGCTCACCGCCGTCCACCTGCTGCTGCTGGCTGACCACTGGCTGGTGCTCATCGCCGCCTGGGCGGCGGTCGGGCTGGCGCTGGAGCATCTGCTGTGCTTCTACCCGGAGCGGCCTTTCGCCCGGCTGGCCGCCTACAAGAAGCGCATCGCCGACCGCCTGGCCGATCTGCTGTTGGGCGTCGCCGCGCTGCTGGCCTGGTCGGCCACGGGCAGCGGCAGCCTGTCGGCACTGTGGCAGCACCTGGCCGCGCATGGCATGTCTGCGGGCTTGCAGGTCAGCGCCTTGTGCGTGGTGCTGGCGGTGATCCTGCGCACCGCCTTGCTGCCGGTGCATGGCTGGCTGATCCAGGTGATGGAAGCGCCCACGCCGGTGTCGGCGCTGCTGCATGCGGGGGTGGTCAACCTGGGCGGCTTCGTGCTGATCCGCTTTGCGCCGCTGTTGCAGCAGGCCATCCCGGCGCGCAGCGTGCTGCTGCTCATGGCCGTGGCCACGGTGCTCCTGGCCGGCATGGTGATGCTCACCCGCATCAGCATCAAGGTGCGGCTGGCCTGGTCAACGGTGGCGCAGATGGGCTTCATGCTGCTGGAATGCGCAGCCGGGCTCTACACCTTCGCCGCGCTGCACCTGATCGGACATTCGCTGTACAAGGCGCACGCCTTCCTCTCGGCCTCCTCGGTGGTGCGCGAGACCCGCTTGCAGGCCTTGCACGACAAGGCCCAGCCTTCGGCGGCCAGCGTCATCGTCGCCCCCCTGGCCAGCAGCGCCGTCGTGCTGGCCCTGCAGACGCTGCATGCACACACCGGCTGGCCCTGGTGGTGGAGCGTCGTGCTGGGGCTGGCCTGGGCGCCGCTGCTTTGGCTGCCCCAGGCGAGCACCGTGTCGACTGCGATGCGGCTGCGCAGCTGGCTGCTGGGCCTGACCGGCGCCGCCGGCTTGACGGTGGCGGCCATGCTCCTGCACCTGCTGCCGCTGGGCCTGGATGACTTCGCCCAGCCACTCTTTGGCATGGCCACGCTGGCCGGGATGCTGGCCCTGTATGGCTGCGTGGCGCTGTTGCTGGTGCGCCCGCAGGCCATGACGGCCTGGCGTCGGCGCAGCTATGCCGGCTTCTACCTGGACGAAGCCTATACCCGGCTGGCGCTGCAACTGTGGCCGGCACGCTGGGCGCCGCAGGCGCGCCGAGCGCCACACCGCGCCCCCCCGTCCACCCTGGCCAGCGATACCCAAGGCTGAACCCAATCTCAGGAGAGCAGCATGAACGCCACCACCCAACACACCCAAT is drawn from Herbaspirillum seropedicae and contains these coding sequences:
- a CDS encoding NADH-quinone oxidoreductase subunit L codes for the protein MFTLSHLTSLLPWAPPAAMFVTALALMLARPTPQGLWRLFQATSMLALTLAVLSLCLARGATPWPGVLQVSVIGLVLAVLVQGLGAVIGAFSARYLQGEGGQRQYAVALAAVLTAVHLLLLADHWLVLIAAWAAVGLALEHLLCFYPERPFARLAAYKKRIADRLADLLLGVAALLAWSATGSGSLSALWQHLAAHGMSAGLQVSALCVVLAVILRTALLPVHGWLIQVMEAPTPVSALLHAGVVNLGGFVLIRFAPLLQQAIPARSVLLLMAVATVLLAGMVMLTRISIKVRLAWSTVAQMGFMLLECAAGLYTFAALHLIGHSLYKAHAFLSASSVVRETRLQALHDKAQPSAASVIVAPLASSAVVLALQTLHAHTGWPWWWSVVLGLAWAPLLWLPQASTVSTAMRLRSWLLGLTGAAGLTVAAMLLHLLPLGLDDFAQPLFGMATLAGMLALYGCVALLLVRPQAMTAWRRRSYAGFYLDEAYTRLALQLWPARWAPQARRAPHRAPPSTLASDTQG